The following are encoded together in the Anoplopoma fimbria isolate UVic2021 breed Golden Eagle Sablefish chromosome 13, Afim_UVic_2022, whole genome shotgun sequence genome:
- the LOC129100980 gene encoding tubulin beta-1 chain, producing MREIVHLQAGQCGNQIGAKFWEVISDEHGIDPTGTYHGDSDLQLDRINVYYNEASGGKYVPRAVLVDLEPGTMDSVRSGPFGQVFRPDNFVFGQSGAGNNWAKGHYTEGAELVDSVLDVVRKEAESCDCLQGFQLTHSLGGGTGSGMGTLLISKIREEYPDRIMNTFSVVPSPKVSDTVVEPYNATLSVHQLVENTDETYCIDNEALYDICFRTLKLTTPSYGDLNHLVSATMSGVTTCLRFPGQLNADLRKLAVNMVPFPRLHFFMPGFAPLTSRGSQQYRSLTVPELTQQMFDAKNMMAACDPRHGRYLTVAAIFRGRMSMKEVDEQMLNVQNKNSSYFVEWIPNNVKTAVCDIPPRGLKMAATFIGNSTAIQELFKRISEQFTAMFRRKAFLHWYTGEGMDEMEFTEAESNMNDLVSEYQQYQDATAEEEGEFDEEGEEELA from the exons atgagggAAATTGTACATCTTCAAGCCGGCCAGTGCGGAAACCAGATTGGTGCAAAG TTCTGGGAGGTGATCAGCGATGAGCACGGCATCGACCCTACCGGTACCTACCACGGTGACAGCGACCTGCAGCTGGACAGGATCAACGTCTACTACAATGAAGCATCGG GTGGTAAATATGTGCCCCGTGCTGTGCTGGTGGACCTGGAGCCAGGCACCATGGACTCTGTGAGGTCCGGACCTTTCGGCCAGGTCTTCAGGCCAGACAACTTTGTCTTCG GCCAGAGTGGTGCCGGCAACAACTGGGCCAAGGGCCATTACACagagggagcagagctggtggACTCTGTCCTGGATGTGGTGAGGAAGGAGGCAGAGAGTTGTGACTGCCTTCAGGGCTTCCAGCTCACACACTCCTTGGGTGGCGGTACAGGCTCTGGTATGGGCACCTTGCTCATCAGCAAGATCCGTGAAGAGTACCCCGACCGCATCATGAACACCTTCAGCGTAGTGCCCTCCCCAAAAGTATCAGACACAGTTGTTGAGCCCTACAATGCTACACTATCGGTCCACCAGCTTGTAGAAAACACAGATGAGACCTACTGCATCGACAATGAAGCGCTGTATGACATCTGTTTCCGCACCCTAAAACTTACAACCCCCTCATACGGAGACCTGAACCACTTGGTCTCTGCCACCATGAGCGGTGTCACCACCTGCCTCCGGTTCCCCGGACAGCTCAATGCTGACCTGCGAAAGCTTGCTGTAAACATGGTTCCATTCCCCCGCCTGCACTTCTTCATGCCAGGCTTCGCTCCCCTCACAAGCCGAGGCAGCCAGCAGTACAGATCCCTCACTGTGCCAGAGCTCACTCAGCAGATGTTCGACGCCAAGAACATGATGGCAGCCTGCGACCCTCGCCACGGCCGCTACCTTACAGTGGCTGCCATCTTCCGCGGTCGCATGTCCATGAAGGAGGTAGACGAGCAGATGCTGAACGTGCAGAACAAGAACAGCAGCTACTTCGTTGAATGGATCCCCAACAACGTCAAGACCGCCGTCTGCGACATTCCTCCCCGTGGCCTCAAGATGGCTGCCACTTTCATCGGCAACAGCACAGCCATCCAGGAGCTGTTCAAGCGCATCTCTGAGCAGTTCACTGCCATGTTCAGGCGCAAAGCTTTCCTCCACTGGTACACCGGCGAGGGCATGGATGAGATGGAGTTCACCGAGGCCGAGAGCAACATGAACGACCTGGTGTCTGAGTACCAGCAGTACCAAGACGCCACCgctgaggaagagggagagtttgatgaggagggtgaggaggagcttgcttaa